The window CGCCCCCGGCACCGAGGCCCCCGACAGCGAGGCCGACACCAAGCTCGACTACGCCGGCCGCGTACCCGGCAACGGCGGCCTCATCGCGATCTCCGTGCGCGGCGGCAAGGCCATCGGCTACTTCTGCGACGGCAGGACGGAGGCGTGGTTCAAGGGCGACGCCGCCGGGGGCAAGGTCGGGCTGGAGGGCTTCGGCACCGCCGCCGCCGGCGCGACGCTGGGCGGCGGCAAGGCCACCGGCTGGCTCAAGATCGGCGGCAGGAAGTGGAACTTCACCGCGGCCACCGTCAAGAAGCCGTCGGGCCTGTACCGGGCCACCGCGCAGGTCAGGGGCGCCCGGCTGCGCGCCGGCTGGATCGTGCTGAGGCGGCCCGAGGGCGGCTTCACCCAGGTGGGCGCCGCGGTCCTGGACGAGACGCAGGTACGCGTCCCCGAACTGGACGGCGAACGGCCCACCGCCCCCGTGACCATGGACGGGGCGACCATCTACCCCAAGGACGTCGACGGCTTCATCCAGGAGATGCGATGAGCGCCACCATGCACGAACCCTCCCCCACCCGATTCACCTCGCTGCTCGTCCCCCTGCTCGCCGGTGGCCTGGTGATGGTCGCGCTCGGCGTGTACGGGCGGGCGCACACGCCCACGGGGTTCGCGGTGGGCCCGGCGGGCTTCTCCGCCGCCCTGCCGATGAAGTCATGGCTGACGACGGGCGCGTTCGTGCTCGCGTTCGTCCAGGTGGTGTCCGCCCTGTCGATGTGGGGCCGGCTCGGCGTCGCCATCCCGCCCGGGGTGCACCGCTGGTCGGGCCGGCTCGCCTTCGTGCTGACCATCCCCGTGGCGTTCCACTGCCTGTACGCCCTGGGTTTGCAGTACGACGTGCCGCGGGTGCTCGCCCACTCGCTGCTCGGCTGCTTCTTCTACGGGGTGTTCACGGCGAAGATGCTGGCCCTGCCCAAGCGGGACACGCCGGGATGGACGCTGCCCGTGCTGGGCGGTCTGGCGTTCACCGCGCTGGTCGGGCTCTGGCTGACCTCGTCGTTCTGGTTCTTCACCACGATCGGGGTGAAGCTCTAACCCTCCGGGCTGAACGACGAGGTGCGCCGCAGCCCGGCGGCCCGGCCCTTGGCGGCCACGACCAGGGCCATCTTGCGGGAGGCCTCGTCGATCATCTCGTCGCCCAGCATGACCGCGCCGCGCCTCTCCACCGTCGTGTAGTGCTCGTAGGCGTCCAGGATGAGCTCGGCGTGGTCGTAGTCGTCCTGGCTGGGCGAGAACACCTCGTTGGCCGCGTCCACCTGCGCCGGGTGCAGCACCCACTTGCCGTCGAAGCCGAGCGCGGCGGCGCGCCTGGCCACCCGGGTGAACCCTTCGACGTTCTTGATCTGGAGGTACGGCCCGTCGATCACCTGCAGGTCGTGCATCCTGGCGGCCATGAGCAGCCGCATGAGGATGTAGTGGTAGGCGTCGCCCTCGGTGTAGCCGGGCGGCTGCTCCCCCACGACCATCGTGCGCATGTTGACGGAGGCCATGAAGTCGGCCGGCCCGAACACCAGCGTCTCCAGCCTGGGCGAGGAGCCGGCGATGGTGTCGACGTTGACCAGGCCGCGGGCGTTCTCGATCTGCGCCTCGATGCCGATGCGGCCGACCTCGAAGCCCATGGTCTTCTCGATCTGGGTGAGCAGCGTGTCGAGCCAGACGACCTCGGTGCTGTTCTGCACCTTGGGCAGCATCACGCAGTCGAGCCGGTCGCCCGCCTGCTCCACGACCTCGATCACGTCGCGGTAGGTCCACTGCGTCGTCAGGTCGTTGACCCGGACCACGCGCGTCTTGCCCGTCCAGTCGCCCTCGCGCAGCGCGGCCACCACGTTGGCGCGGGCCTCCTGCTTGGCCAGCGGCGCGACGGAGTCCTCGAGGTCGAGGAAGACCGCGTCAACCGGCAGGGTCTGGGCCTTCTCCAGGAAACGGGGGTTGCTGCCGGGCACCGCGAGGACCGAGCGACGTGAACGCATGCGCACACGCTAGACCATGCCGCCCGGGCAGAGGATCCGTCACTTCAGATGATGGCGACATCCCGATTGTCGTACCATCTGAGTCGTGATTCCTCTGGAGCTGGACCTCACCGACATGGACGTGATCCGCGACCCGTTCACCGCCTACGGGCGCGCCCGCGAGCGCTCGCCGCTGGCGCGGGTCGTCGCGCCCGGTCTCAGCCCGATGTGGGCGCTGACCAGGCAGGAGGGGGCGCGGGCGGTGCTCGCCGATCCCCGGTTCGAGATCACCTCCGGCAGCTTCCTGCGCCCCGACGTGCCCGACGACTGCCTGCCGTACCTGCGCACCATGTCCGAGATGGACGGCCCCGAGCACCTGCGGCTGCGCAGACTGGTGGCGCCCGCGTTCAGCGCGCGCCGCGCCGCCGCGTTCCGGCCGCGGATCGAGCGGATCGTCGAGCGGCTCCTCGACGATCTCCCCGGCCATGCCGAGGACGGCTCGGTCGACCTGCTGAGCCACTTCGCCCGGCCGCTGCCGATGGAGGTCATCTGCGAGCTGGTCGGCGTGCCGGAGCCCGACCGGCCGCGCTGGCGCGACTACGGCGCCATGATCGTGGCGGGCGCGGGACAGGCGTTCGGCGCGGCCATCCCGGGCATCATCGCCGGCGCCAAGGAGGCTGTCGCGCGCCGCCGCCACGAGCCCGCCGACGACCTGCTGTCCGACCTCATCCGGGTCCAGGACGAGCACGGCGACCGGCTCGGCGACACCGAGTTGGTCACGCTGGTCTGGCACCTCGTGCTCGCGGGCCAGACGCCCACCAACCTCGTCGCCAACGCCGTGGACGTCCTGCTCGCCCATCCGGCCGAGCTGGCCGAGCTGCGCGCGGACCCGGCGCTCATGCCCCGGGCGGTGGAGGAGCTGATCCGCTGGTGCGGCCCCAACCTGCTGACAATCCCCCGCTACGCGCGCGAGGACGCCGACCTGTACGGGCACCGGGTGCGCAAGGGCGAGACGGTGACCGTGGCGCTGGCCGCCGTCAACCGTGACCCCCGGGTGTACGCCGACCCCGACCGGTTCGACGTCATGCGGGAGCCCGGGGCGGCGGGGCATCTGGGGTTCGCCCACGGCCCGCACTTCTGCCTGGGCGCGTCCCTGGCCCGCGCCCAGACGGACGTCGCGCTCACGGCCCTGCTGCGCCGCTCGCCCGGCCTCGCGCTCGCCGTCGCGGACGCGCCGCGCGCGCCGGACCCGGGCACCTGGCGGCTGCTCGCGCTGCCCGTCACCCTCTGACGCCCGGCGCGCCCCTCAGAGGGCGAGCAGGGCGGCCAGGACGTCCTCCGCGCGCGTCCACAACAGCGAGCCGCCCTCCTCGGGCAGCAGGTGCCGTCGCGCCGCCGGGATGCGGCGGCCCAAGGTGGCCCCGTGGTCGGGCGAGTGGACGGTGCCCGGGTCGTGCCCGCCGTACCAGAGCTCGACCGGCACCCGGATGTCCTCCACGCGGAACGGCCACGGCCGATAGGCCAGCACCAGGTCGCGCGCGTACCCGGCGGCGCCCTGGGCGAAGCCCTCCGCCAGCGACCGGCGGTAGGCGGGCGCGAAGGCGGGGCCCGTGTAGACGGCGAGGTCGTGCTCGCCGCTCATCCCCGTGACGAGTCCCCACATCATCTCGGCGCCCGCGTCGCGGGCGAACGTCTCCTCGAACGTCTCCGGATCTTCGGCGGCCGCTCGCAGCAGCCCGGCCACCGCCGGGTCGACCGGCAGCCCGGGATGGGTGAGCTCGTCCAGCCCGGACACCACGGACGCGGCCGTCACGACCCCGGCGGCGGCGCAGGCCAGCGCGAACGGCGCCCCGTGCGAGAACCCGACGACCCGCACGCCGCCCTCCAGGCCGAGCCCGGAGACGAGGTCGCGGACGTCGTCGGGCCAGCTCAGCAGCGTGCGTCCCGGAGCGGGATCGGAGACGCCCAGCCCGG is drawn from Nonomuraea muscovyensis and contains these coding sequences:
- a CDS encoding cytochrome P450, whose product is MIPLELDLTDMDVIRDPFTAYGRARERSPLARVVAPGLSPMWALTRQEGARAVLADPRFEITSGSFLRPDVPDDCLPYLRTMSEMDGPEHLRLRRLVAPAFSARRAAAFRPRIERIVERLLDDLPGHAEDGSVDLLSHFARPLPMEVICELVGVPEPDRPRWRDYGAMIVAGAGQAFGAAIPGIIAGAKEAVARRRHEPADDLLSDLIRVQDEHGDRLGDTELVTLVWHLVLAGQTPTNLVANAVDVLLAHPAELAELRADPALMPRAVEELIRWCGPNLLTIPRYAREDADLYGHRVRKGETVTVALAAVNRDPRVYADPDRFDVMREPGAAGHLGFAHGPHFCLGASLARAQTDVALTALLRRSPGLALAVADAPRAPDPGTWRLLALPVTL
- a CDS encoding HpcH/HpaI aldolase/citrate lyase family protein, yielding MRSRRSVLAVPGSNPRFLEKAQTLPVDAVFLDLEDSVAPLAKQEARANVVAALREGDWTGKTRVVRVNDLTTQWTYRDVIEVVEQAGDRLDCVMLPKVQNSTEVVWLDTLLTQIEKTMGFEVGRIGIEAQIENARGLVNVDTIAGSSPRLETLVFGPADFMASVNMRTMVVGEQPPGYTEGDAYHYILMRLLMAARMHDLQVIDGPYLQIKNVEGFTRVARRAAALGFDGKWVLHPAQVDAANEVFSPSQDDYDHAELILDAYEHYTTVERRGAVMLGDEMIDEASRKMALVVAAKGRAAGLRRTSSFSPEG
- a CDS encoding DUF6529 family protein; its protein translation is MSATMHEPSPTRFTSLLVPLLAGGLVMVALGVYGRAHTPTGFAVGPAGFSAALPMKSWLTTGAFVLAFVQVVSALSMWGRLGVAIPPGVHRWSGRLAFVLTIPVAFHCLYALGLQYDVPRVLAHSLLGCFFYGVFTAKMLALPKRDTPGWTLPVLGGLAFTALVGLWLTSSFWFFTTIGVKL
- a CDS encoding alpha/beta fold hydrolase translates to MTQEGMVVTYGIAEPEELGTVRLRDGRALGWAGWGPADGAPVLFFSGAAMGRSLGFGAGVLGRLGVRLIAVERPGLGVSDPAPGRTLLSWPDDVRDLVSGLGLEGGVRVVGFSHGAPFALACAAAGVVTAASVVSGLDELTHPGLPVDPAVAGLLRAAAEDPETFEETFARDAGAEMMWGLVTGMSGEHDLAVYTGPAFAPAYRRSLAEGFAQGAAGYARDLVLAYRPWPFRVEDIRVPVELWYGGHDPGTVHSPDHGATLGRRIPAARRHLLPEEGGSLLWTRAEDVLAALLAL